TTATAAATGTCTGATCATGGGATACCGCGATATGAACTATGAATCGAGgactttgaaaagatatttttaaaattatatggatttgttggaatgcgtatgaggtaagtaatgcttcatttttttaaaatttatcaataaattataatatattcttctgacatgatttgtgaaatgatgcatgaattggatgaatgatatttttttataaaaaatatcttattttgatatattatgatgaagcatgattgaacacaCTGATTTTGTTATGCATTATATTGAGTGATTTGATACCACatgttatttttttcttatcaaacTGGAATAagagatatgatttatgaagaattttgattcaaaaatgatatgaattgataatctgactatgtaaaagatCCCGCCAACGAGgacatatatgttggcaattgatttgtccttagaatttatgtcaccagcgagaccagcgatatgtcgcaGTGAGACCTACGACAAAccgtcagtgagaccagcgatTCTGAagaactttgctgtcagatgatttgcagctcaccgcaagatgatatgcggtattatgaccctgtcataaaaaaaatatggtcatagctcatggttgatgaaaagaacttgagaatgaaagaaattaaaatcttaaaaaaaattaaatttttgaaaaataagtgaatttagcatgaactatattgcataattgaaattgatttcaaattgatgaactttatatatcttttttttataaatgattatttactttaatacctaatgaaatctatttaaagtgatcattgcttattgggctgtctagctcattatctcttattttattattttttatatatgttaaaaaattaagatgatacaagatatgaatggaagagtgctTAGAGGCAGAacctctatatttttattttagattggaagtcttattgaatttgatgtaaggcctattaaATATTGTtgtatttattgagatattaaagttaaaatttggattgttatgttttagatttaaattattgactaattattccgctgttgttttatgatagcatgataagatgctttgcatacttatggagagagtttcctatgagtatgcggtggttgctatGACCCTCAACTCACAATTTCGGATCGGAGGTGTAACAACATCATTTATAAATGACGAAAGCtatattattatctaattttgattaaattttttttaaaaaaaatttaactgtGATTGGCTAGTCGATAACTTTTACTATTTTGAATGAATGAAAATCATATAGGAGGGACACTATGCAATATCATATGGAATGGACTTCATAGTttatcatatttctcttaatactaattttaaaaaataaatttaaaaattaaatatttttctacTAACAGAATCATCAGTCCCATGGCTAAAAAACTATACATCATTCTCTTTTTCCttattttcaatatatatttttttatcgataCATGTTATATGGCCATGTGATATACACCAAATAAATTAATTATCGAATAAGTCAATACATATCTTTTAAATCGATATACAGTTTCTAAAATATAAAGTTTACTAATATGTAGTATACGGTCaagtgatacatatttaataaattagtcatctagcaatctaatatatatttttaaacaaattgatACACAGTTTCTAGAATATTGTATTCATCAGTATGCACTATATGGTCGATAATATATAATCATCAACTTCCTAATATATACTACAAGCTTCTTTGATACACATCTAATGGTGATCCAATATATACCTTTAGGTAAATCGATACATAGTTTTTAAAGTATAGAGTTTACTACTATATattatatgatcaaatgatatacctcAGCAAATTAGTTATCTAATAATTCAATATATATTTCTAagcaaattgatacatagtttccaAAAAATAAAGTTCACTAATACACACTACATGGTATGGTGACACATACTCATTAACTTTCTGATACATATTGCAAACTTCTTTAATACACATTTAACAATGATTTAATATATATCTAGATAAATTGATATGTAGTTTGCAgacatgctttttatttaaaaatatgtattagATTACTGCCAGATATATATCAAAGAAGTTTGCAATATGTATTAGAAAGTCAATGAATGTTATCATCAGATCATATAGTAGATACTAGTGGACATAATATTTCgaaaattatgtattaatttaGTTGGAGGTCTCTATTAGGTTTCTGAATAACTAATGTGTTAAGTATTTTTCACATGGTCGTATATTGTATATTGGTGAACTCTATATTCTAGAAACTATATGTTGATTTATTCGGAGATGTGTATTGATTTGTTTGATGATTAATTTGCTTATTGTATATCATATAGTTATATAGTATGTATCGATAAAAGTATGTATTGAAAATGAGGTGACCTAAAAGATATTTCACGTGGATAGGGAGGCCTAAAGGGTAGGGAGGCCTCAGACCATATAAGACAGTGTTGCCCTTGACTCATAACGATGTGGTACTAAACCCCGCAACAATAGCCCCTCAGTCAAAGAAAATTCTGTCTATTGGGGGCTCTTCCTCTAGTGCCATCTATTGTGGATTAACTAGGTAATTCTTCCCAACCTCTGTagtgaggtattgtctgctttaGGGGCTACTTTGCATATACTTCTCCGTACACTCTTCCATACGGTTTTGTCCTAATGGGATAgccaaaaggcgcctcacgtggaTATGGAGGTCCAGACTATATAAGGCAGAGTTGTCCTTGACTCACAACTGATGTGGGGCTAAACCTTCACAATAATTTTATTAGTAGAAAAAGTCTAACTTTTAGGTTTATTCTTTCAGATTGATGTTAAGAGAAAGATAGCAAACTATGAAGTCTGCCTTATATGATATTCTATAGTTCCTAtcccatatgatttttatttgttttgaatgagaaaaaaaaagttcttaAATGATGTATTGGCTTGTTATTAGATGGTTCAAGATATACAtgataaaattattctaatcaataaTATCTCTTAGTTCAGCCAATAAATATACTCCTATGGCTGGATATGGTTGGACTTCGCTGACAGCAATCAAAGCCCCGTCCACATCCCACTCTTCCCATTATTCAGCTTGAGTACAATGTCTTTGTGGTGATCTTCTAAGGCCACTTATTTTTTCGGTGGATGAggagtttttttctttttaatgaatAATGTCATTCGACTCTCACTTTTTTCCGATATACTTGCTGTGGGTTTGCCGGTGAATGAGCGGGGAGCAGCTAATCCATGAGAACAGGTGCAGAAATGAATCATTCATTTTACGCGTCAGCCAATATTCATAAAATAGcattttttagaataaaagagcaaagaaaaattattttttctttaaaacaaAAAACGGACCACCTATTTGAGTGGAAGTAGAAAGGAGGCACCACCTGGCAGACTAAATCCTGttggcataaaaaaaaataaaaaaaaaaaatatttaaagaatgatatttgatataaaaattatttaatatttaatattatatattttttactttcaaaaaactttaaattttaatataaagtaTAATCTGGTCGATAATGTAGGAGTTGGATTAGTAATTTGGTAATCCAGACCCTTGGCTGCATTATTCTACAGTTCAGATTTTATGATATTCTTTCAATTCTCACCTATTCAGCCATGCGTCGGATTGACATACAATCATATTTGGATTAAGCAAATATTATTCGGCTTGCCATAGTTGTCTATAGCCAGTATGGATATTTAAGCATCCAATTCATattgtatccatttaaaataaaatattaaatttaatatctATTTAGTATTTATATTGTATTTGTATCTTTTAAAGATATACAAGTATAAGTGCCGATACTACTGTCTTTGAGATCGGGCCAACGCTGATGTCAACTTAACGAGGCCGATTGGCTTGTTTTGGTCAAAGAGATTGGCTTAAAGATTATTGTACACCTTTGAAACGAGAAGGTTGGAGAAGGCTGTGTTTGAATGATGGATTTGATGTCGCACTTTATTCTAAAATAGCACAAATAaaagaagttatttgttgaataataTCTCACGAGAGACTCTTCGGTATTTAagtcaaatattatttttaaaaaataataaaaatattatgatagCGATAGAGTAGTGCCGTAATGTAATAAAAGAGCACTTAGAAAGCTTAGGAGCACCTGTCTAGAAGGTCTCTCTGGAGAGATGTATATAGACAAGGGCTTGCACTCATTGAAGAGGAAATTGGGTATATGCATCAATTATTTTTGCTAATTGATCGTGCGTGTTCTAAAGATCACAGGATATTGCATCCATGTATCTCGCTCACATTGATCGCTCATTCGTTATGTGGTCATAGAAATCATTCGATCAAAACAGAGCTACCGTCAGTCGAGAGGAGAGTTTGACGTGCAAAAGACTCTCTACGTATGTTTGGGTCTGCTATGTGGTATGGTTTTGAATGGTCCGCCACATCTACTATATCCAAAGCGTGcacacttatccaatgaatttttagcctTACGTACAAGTCAATCTCCGAGTCAACTCAGAAGCACAAGATAAGGGACGAGTCCCTCTCACCCGCTAAATTCCTGCCGCGTGTCATCACGGGGACTCTTGATCATCCCAGACCGCCAAAGAAGCAAAAGCAACCAGATCCTGTTACCTTcgagggagagaagaagattaTAAAGAAATATACGGCTCCAATCTAAATCAATTACCATCCTGTTTCCATGAATGATATGGTGAAGGTGGAGGCGTGCGAGTCGTGTCGCTCGGCGCCGTGCGCGGTGTACTGCCGGGCCGATGCGGCAGCGCTGTGCGCTGCCTGCGATGCGGACATCCACTCCGCCAACCTCCTCGCCCGCCGCCACCACCGCATCCCCATCATCGCTGGCCCGGCCGGCGGCTTCGTCGTCCGCCCGAGCCTTAACCAGTATAACCATGTCGGCGGCAAGGCCGAGACCGAGCTccatggggaggaggaggagaacgACGACGACGGTGATGGCCTCCTCTTCGGAGAAGAGGTCGACGGGTTTTTGGATCTCGACGAGTACAATTCGGGTGCGGAGAACCAGAGCACGAGTCGGAAGCAGCAGCAATCGTATCCCAGCAACGGGAGGAGTGAGGAAGCGAGCATTTGGTGCCAAATggccagcagcagcagcaacagagcTTTCAGTATGAAGCCTCTGAGGCTGGATTCGATAATTTCGGTTACGGTGCTTCGCTTAGTCACAGCGTGAGTTGATTCTATTGAGCTCTTCTCTATATCTTGCTGGCTTGTTTTATCTTCCTTTCAAATTAGTTACTAGTTTTATTGATTGATctctatctcttcttttttttggtcGTAGTAGTAGTCTATAACTAACAGAGCATCTGGACTGAGGGAACTGTCCTGGAAAAATTAATTGTTCTAAGTTTTGTGGCTAGAAGAGTTAGGTGTTGGCTGGCGCGAGTTTCTAGTGATATCGATTCTGAATTTAAAGCATCCACAATCAAATTGTTCCTTTATATTTTCTAGAAGGATCTGTTTCTTTATATGTATCCTCCTGAGATAAGATATAtgtgatttctcttcttttttttgggaTTCTCCGTCACTTATTTTGTGATCTATTTGATGCGTTTGGTATTGGCCTTTACTTAATGCGATGTTTCTTTAAATTTCTCTActtcgagaaatttttttttttttttttgataattttttttaaaaaattataaaaatatttctcaactgtaatctaattttatttatattttatattttaaaaaatattaaattaatcttTCTAATAATCGATATGTTTCAATATAGTTCAGTCGTTTATTTTACTAACAAATGgtgttagattttttttctcaataGATGAAAATATCTTTCGCTCATGAATAAATTTGAAGGAGAAAGAGGATAAAAAGAGAAGTAgacaagagaaagaagaggaagaagggtcAAATGGCTTGGAGAAGGAGAATGAAGATAAGGAGGAGAAAAGTAtagaaagaagggagaaagaTAGCTTGCCGACGAAAAGATACGAAGGCGGAGGGGCCACTGTGAAGGAAGTGGTTTATAGGCagcttagaggagaggaggtggAGGGATGGATAGGTCATTATGAAGGAGGAGAAAGATAAGGAGAAAGTGGAGAAGGATGGGTTGGTGAAAAAGGGTGGATGTGGAGGGGATTGTTATAGAGGGATGGGATCATGGTGGAtttggaggaagaagatgaagaggaggaagaggatgagaaagaaaaatgaatgagagaaaatagaagaaagaggTGTTGTTGGCCGCAAGGAATGGATTGGAGAAGAAGGATAAGGAGGAGAATATGATGGGGAGAAAAAAAGGAAGGTGGAGGAAAAATAGgtgaagaggaaggagagaagaaaggagaTGAGAGAGAAAGATGATGTTGGCGATGAAAGAGGAGGAATCAATTGGAGAGgaaggagagaaaagagagaagacgaagatattttcatcattttataaaattctATTAACAGATGGATGGACCATATTGAAATATatcgataaataaaaaattatttatattttttaaaa
The DNA window shown above is from Elaeis guineensis isolate ETL-2024a chromosome 8, EG11, whole genome shotgun sequence and carries:
- the LOC105050665 gene encoding LOW QUALITY PROTEIN: zinc finger protein CO3 (The sequence of the model RefSeq protein was modified relative to this genomic sequence to represent the inferred CDS: inserted 1 base in 1 codon) is translated as MNDMVKVEACESCRSAPCAVYCRADAAALCAACDADIHSANLLARRHHRIPIIAGPAGGFVVRPSLNQYNHVGGKAETELHGEEEENDDDGDGLLFGEEVDGFLDLDEYNSGAENQSTSRKQQQSYPSNGRSEEXEHLVPNGQQQQQQSFQYEASEAGFDNFGYGASLSHSLSLSSMEASIVPDITLADISNSHLRPSKGTIDFFSGLPLQMPPQCTPMDREAKVLRYREKKKARKFEKTIRYASRKAYAETRPRIKGRFAKRSDVELAVDQLFSTTVTTDSSYGIIPSF